From a single Bacillus pumilus genomic region:
- a CDS encoding glycosyltransferase family 2 protein, with translation MLLYHMFLMQGGFQHYLTYEKVLPEWTKQAKELPTVSILIPAHNEEVVIRQTLKAMVQLSYPKHLLEIIVINDNSSDGTGDIVQSFSEQYDHVHMIETKPPFAGKGKSTALNEGMKASTGEVICVYDADNMPEQKAVYHLVLGLLNDPKAGAVVGKFRVINAAKNLLTKFINIETICFQWMAQGGRWKWFGIATIPGTNFAIRRHILEELGGWDVHALAEDTELTIRVYNLGYVIRFFPAAITWEQEPETWKVWWRQRTRWARGNQYVVLKFLRQFMKLKRKRMIFDLFYFFFTYFLFFFGVLLSNGIFIVNLFVDLHLSVGAVALILWGLAFFLFLTEVMITLSIEKTELTKQNILIVALMYFTYSQVWIALVVYSLCVEAKSRLLKQEVTWYKTERYDQQQKKSG, from the coding sequence ATGCTCCTATACCATATGTTTCTCATGCAGGGCGGCTTTCAGCACTACCTTACCTATGAGAAAGTGCTGCCTGAGTGGACAAAACAAGCGAAAGAGCTGCCGACCGTCAGCATTTTGATTCCTGCTCATAATGAAGAAGTGGTCATTCGGCAGACATTAAAAGCGATGGTTCAGCTATCCTATCCTAAACATCTCCTTGAAATCATTGTGATTAATGACAATTCCTCTGATGGAACAGGAGATATTGTGCAATCATTCAGTGAGCAATATGATCATGTTCATATGATTGAAACGAAGCCGCCATTTGCAGGGAAAGGGAAATCCACTGCGCTGAATGAAGGCATGAAGGCTTCGACAGGAGAAGTGATTTGCGTATACGATGCAGATAACATGCCGGAACAAAAGGCTGTCTATCATTTGGTTCTTGGGTTACTGAATGACCCAAAAGCCGGCGCTGTTGTCGGGAAATTCAGGGTCATCAATGCAGCTAAAAATTTGCTGACCAAATTTATCAATATTGAGACCATCTGCTTCCAATGGATGGCACAGGGCGGCAGATGGAAGTGGTTCGGTATTGCGACAATACCAGGCACCAACTTTGCCATCCGCCGGCACATCTTAGAAGAGCTTGGTGGCTGGGACGTCCATGCTTTGGCTGAGGATACCGAACTAACGATCCGTGTCTATAACCTTGGGTACGTGATTCGATTTTTCCCAGCTGCAATCACATGGGAACAAGAGCCTGAGACATGGAAGGTCTGGTGGCGGCAAAGAACGCGCTGGGCTAGAGGGAATCAATATGTTGTCCTCAAATTTTTAAGGCAGTTTATGAAGCTGAAACGAAAACGAATGATTTTCGATTTGTTTTATTTCTTCTTTACGTATTTCTTATTTTTCTTCGGTGTTCTACTGTCAAATGGCATCTTTATTGTAAACCTATTTGTTGACCTTCACTTATCTGTAGGGGCTGTCGCACTGATCCTGTGGGGATTAGCCTTCTTTCTCTTTCTCACAGAGGTGATGATTACATTAAGTATTGAAAAAACAGAGCTGACTAAACAAAACATTCTCATTGTGGCTCTCATGTACTTTACCTATTCTCAAGTATGGATTGCACTTGTCGTGTATTCCTTATGCGTAGAGGCTAAAAGCCGGTTATTGAAACAAGAAGTGACATGGTACAAAACAGAGCGTTACGATCAACAACAAAAGAAAAGCGGGTGA
- a CDS encoding cellulose biosynthesis cyclic di-GMP-binding regulatory protein BcsB, translated as MKSVKWMIFIVAISLAIQPFFMAGQAMAQSNRVQVKDDWIRSSKGHQTEVQHLSEDVVTLYGQEGSAEFSYQIEQEKVESSTLTLNIEASPLLISPSSFTVMIDGVIEKTIPVSGKNQKKSIQIKLNKAQMKKGSHQIQLAFYGVLKEGVCINQETPANWLKVYPESELAFKGTQTKDVTLDSFPSPFIQSGDQKKQTDIVIPNAPEASELEAAIKLYRTLKNKDRLADLKLVQEKDLKQIAHPTIAVGAKGSWSGRMKSIEQAAGLKTEHNQLTLAVRTVTAKKKEQPILFVTAKQAKTIAEKMNVLTQPELTDQLTGTDLLLQKVTANTSKPSHHIRLKDFGADDVTVGTKKTSSDHYYYAKALIGSQKSGEKLNLSFKKSEQANKAERLTVMINNEPHDVPLTKLGNKDENGFYHVSIPVDSQVLQKNEYVDLQFVTTGFKNMESCRYTDEEGWIYIDKNSSLQIPEGTTSDTPDLSAWPIPYTSETQQENTLIIMPDQIKQATINQMAMLTESFSQPEAAHYHLIKASNVTNEQLKKNSLIFIGGVQTFSLLKEKADDLIVPVKKGQYDVSSFGMINETTARIVWTQPSVWNQDQAMTVFAGMNAADADVSNEMIRFLQTNTETATVAIESKNKEMFSNHQTVNSTTNDLKKDKKQGVGESWVYFACIAVLIIFVVVMIVYLVRKNRKKTD; from the coding sequence TTGAAATCGGTCAAATGGATGATTTTTATAGTAGCTATATCCCTTGCCATTCAGCCTTTTTTCATGGCGGGTCAAGCAATGGCACAATCAAATCGAGTCCAAGTGAAAGACGATTGGATTCGCTCTTCAAAAGGACATCAAACAGAAGTGCAGCATTTATCAGAAGATGTGGTGACCTTGTATGGACAAGAAGGCAGCGCTGAATTTTCCTATCAAATAGAGCAAGAAAAAGTAGAGTCTAGCACTCTTACATTAAATATCGAAGCTTCACCATTACTCATTTCGCCATCTTCATTCACAGTGATGATTGATGGAGTGATTGAAAAGACGATCCCGGTATCAGGGAAAAACCAAAAAAAATCGATTCAGATCAAATTGAACAAAGCGCAGATGAAAAAAGGATCACATCAAATTCAGCTCGCATTTTATGGTGTGTTAAAAGAAGGTGTGTGTATCAATCAAGAGACACCTGCCAATTGGTTGAAAGTATATCCTGAAAGTGAGCTGGCGTTCAAAGGAACTCAAACGAAAGACGTAACGTTAGACAGCTTCCCGTCACCTTTTATTCAATCAGGTGATCAGAAAAAACAAACAGATATTGTGATTCCAAATGCACCGGAAGCCTCTGAATTAGAAGCAGCTATTAAGCTATACCGTACGTTGAAAAACAAAGACCGCCTAGCAGATCTCAAACTCGTTCAAGAAAAGGACCTCAAGCAAATTGCGCATCCAACCATTGCTGTGGGAGCAAAAGGAAGCTGGAGTGGACGAATGAAATCGATTGAGCAAGCTGCGGGCTTGAAAACAGAACACAATCAACTCACGTTAGCTGTGAGAACCGTGACAGCAAAGAAAAAAGAACAGCCCATTTTATTTGTCACTGCTAAGCAGGCAAAGACAATTGCTGAAAAAATGAATGTCCTAACTCAACCAGAACTGACGGATCAGCTCACTGGCACAGATTTGCTGCTACAAAAGGTGACAGCTAATACTTCTAAGCCATCGCACCATATTCGTTTAAAAGATTTTGGCGCAGATGATGTCACAGTTGGTACCAAAAAGACATCATCTGATCACTACTATTATGCGAAAGCATTGATCGGTTCACAAAAATCAGGTGAAAAACTAAATCTTTCATTTAAAAAATCGGAGCAAGCGAACAAAGCGGAACGTTTAACAGTGATGATCAATAACGAACCGCACGACGTACCGTTAACAAAACTAGGAAACAAAGATGAGAACGGATTCTATCATGTGTCGATTCCAGTCGATTCACAAGTACTTCAAAAGAACGAATATGTTGACTTGCAGTTTGTCACAACAGGTTTTAAAAACATGGAATCCTGCAGATATACAGATGAAGAAGGCTGGATTTACATTGATAAGAACAGCTCTCTTCAAATACCAGAAGGAACAACTAGTGATACACCAGACTTATCCGCATGGCCGATTCCTTACACTTCAGAAACGCAGCAAGAAAACACATTGATCATCATGCCAGACCAAATCAAGCAAGCAACGATCAATCAGATGGCGATGCTGACAGAATCATTTAGTCAGCCGGAAGCTGCTCACTATCATTTGATCAAAGCATCGAATGTAACAAATGAACAATTGAAAAAGAACTCTCTCATTTTCATCGGGGGTGTCCAGACATTCTCTCTTTTAAAAGAAAAAGCAGACGACCTCATCGTTCCGGTGAAAAAGGGTCAATATGACGTATCCTCATTTGGCATGATCAACGAAACAACGGCTCGTATTGTATGGACACAACCATCTGTATGGAATCAAGACCAAGCGATGACCGTTTTTGCAGGAATGAATGCAGCTGACGCTGATGTTTCAAATGAAATGATACGTTTTCTTCAAACAAATACGGAGACCGCAACAGTTGCAATAGAAAGCAAAAACAAAGAAATGTTCTCTAATCACCAAACAGTGAACAGCACAACGAATGATCTGAAAAAAGATAAAAAGCAAGGCGTCGGTGAGTCTTGGGTTTACTTTGCATGCATCGCTGTCTTGATCATTTTTGTGGTTGTAATGATTGTTTATCTCGTACGAAAAAACCGCAAAAAGACTGATTAA
- a CDS encoding APC family permease, whose protein sequence is MYSLMKRILIGKPLKSQAAGEQKLSKIKALALLSSDALSSVAYGTEQILIVLSVVSAAAFWYSLPIAGCVLILLMALILSYRQIIYAYPEGGGAYVVSSRNLGEKPGLIAGGSLLVDYILTVAVSISAGTDAITSAFPALYPYHVLISIVLVIIIMVLNLRGLTESASILAYPVYLFVFSLLILIGVGGFKLLTGGVPPAPEHTAIGTHVQGITLFLLLKAFSSGCSALTGVEAISNTIPSFKKPAAQNAARTLLMMGGLLAVLFLGVTLLAFGFGISPKPEETVISQIASDTFGRTFFYYVIQAVTALILILAANTGFSAFPLLAVNLAKDKYMPRMFTVRGDRLGYSNGIIFLGVASMLLIWLFDGKTEHLIPLYAVGVFIPFTLSQTGMCVKWIREKPQGWKTKMPINIVGALISFTVLMILILTKFHLVWPVFIFMPIVLFIFHSIKKHYMSVGEQLRLLNETKPVEIKGNVVIVPIAGVTRVVEQSVQYAKSLSEQVIAVHVSFDKEKDKKIEEDWEKLNSGVRLVMLHSSYRSLIHPLDKFLETVEAKANAHQYKVMVLVPQFIPKKRWHTILHNQSAFLLRFRLLWKRDIVVATLPYHFKK, encoded by the coding sequence ATGTACAGTTTGATGAAGCGTATTTTAATTGGTAAACCATTAAAATCACAGGCAGCAGGAGAACAAAAACTATCAAAAATCAAAGCGTTGGCATTATTGTCATCAGACGCATTATCATCAGTTGCATACGGTACAGAACAAATTTTGATTGTTCTTTCCGTCGTTAGTGCAGCAGCATTTTGGTACTCACTCCCGATTGCAGGTTGTGTATTAATTCTTTTAATGGCGTTAATTTTATCTTATCGCCAGATCATTTATGCTTATCCAGAAGGCGGAGGAGCTTATGTCGTCTCTAGCAGAAACTTAGGTGAAAAACCAGGACTGATCGCTGGCGGATCATTGCTTGTAGACTATATTTTGACTGTAGCAGTGAGCATTTCAGCGGGAACCGATGCCATCACATCGGCTTTTCCAGCACTATATCCATATCATGTTTTGATTTCCATTGTATTGGTCATCATCATTATGGTGCTCAACCTGCGTGGATTGACAGAATCAGCATCTATTTTGGCTTATCCTGTTTACTTGTTTGTATTCTCACTCCTTATATTAATTGGAGTCGGAGGCTTTAAATTGTTAACAGGCGGTGTACCGCCAGCACCTGAACATACAGCGATAGGCACACACGTACAAGGAATTACATTATTTTTGTTATTAAAAGCTTTTTCATCTGGCTGTTCTGCTCTGACTGGAGTAGAAGCCATTTCAAATACGATTCCATCCTTTAAAAAACCAGCTGCACAAAACGCAGCGAGAACATTGTTGATGATGGGTGGATTACTAGCTGTTTTATTTTTAGGTGTAACATTGCTTGCGTTTGGTTTCGGCATTTCACCAAAGCCAGAGGAAACGGTTATATCACAAATTGCCTCAGACACATTTGGACGTACATTTTTCTATTACGTCATTCAGGCAGTTACTGCTTTAATTTTGATATTAGCAGCAAATACCGGTTTTTCAGCCTTTCCATTATTGGCTGTCAATTTAGCAAAGGATAAATATATGCCGCGCATGTTTACTGTAAGAGGGGATCGGCTTGGTTACTCCAACGGCATTATCTTTTTAGGCGTAGCTTCCATGCTGCTCATCTGGTTGTTTGATGGGAAAACAGAACACCTCATCCCGTTATATGCTGTCGGTGTGTTCATTCCATTTACCCTCTCACAGACTGGTATGTGTGTGAAATGGATTCGAGAAAAACCACAGGGCTGGAAAACGAAAATGCCCATCAATATAGTGGGAGCGCTGATTTCTTTCACTGTTCTCATGATTCTTATTTTGACCAAGTTCCACCTAGTATGGCCAGTATTTATTTTTATGCCAATTGTTCTATTTATCTTCCATTCCATTAAAAAGCATTACATGTCTGTTGGAGAACAACTGCGTTTATTGAATGAAACAAAGCCTGTTGAGATTAAAGGAAATGTAGTCATCGTGCCGATAGCAGGTGTCACACGTGTCGTCGAACAATCTGTTCAATATGCAAAATCTTTATCAGAGCAGGTTATAGCAGTGCATGTATCCTTTGATAAAGAAAAGGATAAGAAAATTGAAGAAGATTGGGAAAAACTCAATAGTGGTGTACGGCTTGTGATGCTGCATTCGTCCTATCGAAGTCTCATTCATCCGCTAGATAAGTTTCTTGAGACTGTTGAGGCAAAAGCAAATGCCCATCAATATAAAGTGATGGTGCTCGTGCCTCAATTTATCCCGAAAAAAAGATGGCACACCATTTTGCATAATCAATCTGCCTTTTTATTAAGATTCCGCCTATTATGGAAGCGGGATATTGTGGTAGCGACCCTGCCCTATCATTTTAAAAAGTAG
- a CDS encoding pyruvate oxidase, with amino-acid sequence MPQRTAGKEVTALLEEWGVKHIYGMPGDSINELIEELRHESSQIQFIQTRHEEVAALSSAADAKLTGKLGVCLSIAGPGAVHLLNGLYDAKADGAPVLAIAGQVASAEVGRDAFQEIKLERMFDDVAVFNQQVQTAEALPDLLNQAIKAAYTHKGVAVLTVSDDLFSQKIKRKPVYTSPLYVEGEVRPKKDQLLKAAQLINDAKKPVILAGKGLRNAKEELVSFAEKAAAPIVITLPAKGVVPDRHPYFLGNLGQIGTKPAYEAMEECDLLIMLGTSFPYRDYLPEDTPAIQLDIKPDQIGKRYPVDVGIVSDSKSGLHELTSYIEYKEQRGFLEACTEHMMKWREEMDKEKSVATSPLKPQQVIARLEEAVEDDAILSVDVGNVTVWMARHFEMRQQDFIISSWLATMGCGLPGAISAKLNEPNRQAIAVCGDGGFTMVMQDFVTAVKYKLPIVVVILNNNNLGMIEYEQQVKGNINYGIELEDIDFAKFAEACGGKGISVSSHEELAPAFDTALQSDKPVIIDVAVANEPPLPGKITYTQAAGFSKYLLKKFFEKGELDIPPLKKSLKRFF; translated from the coding sequence ATGCCGCAAAGAACCGCAGGAAAAGAAGTAACAGCGCTACTGGAAGAGTGGGGCGTGAAACATATTTATGGAATGCCCGGCGACAGCATAAACGAATTGATTGAAGAACTAAGGCATGAATCAAGCCAAATACAATTTATCCAAACGAGACATGAAGAAGTGGCGGCACTTTCATCGGCGGCTGATGCCAAGCTAACAGGTAAACTCGGTGTTTGCTTATCAATCGCAGGGCCGGGTGCTGTCCACTTATTAAATGGACTATACGATGCAAAAGCAGATGGTGCACCAGTTTTAGCGATTGCAGGCCAGGTTGCTTCGGCTGAAGTAGGCAGAGACGCGTTCCAAGAAATCAAATTAGAGCGGATGTTTGACGATGTTGCTGTCTTTAATCAGCAGGTACAAACAGCAGAAGCGCTTCCTGACTTATTGAATCAAGCCATAAAAGCAGCTTATACCCATAAAGGTGTGGCAGTTCTCACCGTATCGGATGACTTATTTTCTCAAAAAATTAAGCGGAAACCCGTTTATACATCTCCTCTTTATGTTGAGGGAGAAGTACGTCCGAAGAAAGATCAACTGTTAAAAGCAGCTCAGCTGATTAACGATGCGAAGAAGCCAGTCATCTTAGCAGGTAAAGGGTTAAGAAATGCAAAGGAAGAGCTTGTTTCGTTTGCAGAAAAGGCAGCTGCCCCTATCGTCATCACACTTCCTGCAAAAGGGGTTGTGCCAGACAGGCATCCATACTTTTTAGGTAACCTAGGTCAAATTGGAACGAAGCCAGCATATGAAGCGATGGAAGAATGCGATCTCTTAATTATGCTTGGAACCTCCTTTCCATATAGAGACTACTTACCGGAGGACACGCCAGCGATTCAGCTGGATATTAAACCAGATCAAATCGGTAAAAGATATCCGGTAGATGTGGGAATCGTGAGTGACAGCAAGAGTGGTTTGCATGAACTAACCTCTTACATTGAATATAAAGAGCAGCGTGGTTTTCTTGAAGCTTGTACAGAGCATATGATGAAGTGGCGAGAAGAAATGGATAAGGAAAAATCCGTTGCTACGTCACCGCTGAAACCACAGCAAGTTATTGCTAGATTAGAAGAAGCAGTCGAAGACGATGCCATTCTTTCAGTTGATGTTGGTAATGTGACGGTATGGATGGCACGTCATTTCGAAATGAGACAGCAGGATTTCATTATTTCCAGCTGGCTAGCCACAATGGGCTGTGGTTTACCCGGTGCGATTTCGGCTAAGTTAAATGAACCGAACCGGCAAGCCATTGCTGTCTGTGGTGACGGAGGCTTCACAATGGTCATGCAAGACTTTGTAACAGCAGTAAAATATAAACTGCCAATCGTTGTTGTGATTTTAAACAACAACAACCTGGGTATGATTGAATATGAACAACAGGTAAAAGGAAACATCAACTATGGTATAGAGCTGGAGGATATTGATTTTGCTAAGTTTGCAGAAGCGTGTGGCGGCAAAGGAATCTCCGTGTCATCACATGAAGAACTAGCTCCAGCCTTTGATACAGCACTTCAATCGGATAAACCAGTCATTATTGATGTCGCTGTCGCCAATGAACCCCCGTTACCTGGGAAAATCACGTACACCCAAGCAGCAGGCTTCAGTAAATATTTATTGAAAAAATTCTTTGAAAAAGGTGAACTGGATATCCCTCCACTCAAGAAAAGCCTCAAACGCTTTTTCTAA
- a CDS encoding ribonuclease YeeF family protein, with amino-acid sequence MDARAKHYQELREQMVDLKKALQGVANLGDDFTGKGADNIKSFYKELAGNVDMFISFIDKQKCFHEGVSGTLDDTNFGGDTFVEEHFLDNAVHMGIKNAKSIVKDQKKALKTIFQDIDDLISLEVFDSKTFDEKIAEAEDERKKTVKDLIELDQHLKDEYALSETEEKATMALYAEMMNATNDGKAISPMNFDKKAYQNSEIYKAKSDIEKQTSEYLQIKKEQQEAREIAKEQEALANRPWHEKALDYGGNIVNELTGVNDAKRAATGVDPITGEELTAGQRVAAGGMAAAGYIPIVGWAGRIFKGGKAVYKTTQATSAAVRAVDIYKTSQKSFDALKTSQKGLYGLTATNGFSEAITGRDMFGNKVSKEQQEASMNAALGMLLPFGAKGIKSNLDTINKPKYIPKDINGKNAGLPKYENGKLINGTVHKPDSQFPHTQIGYRKGRKEGYIQTLEWGKDGTPIQRTDWTNHGRGDHTNPHSHPAVFKDGSWSFKE; translated from the coding sequence ATGGACGCAAGGGCAAAACACTACCAGGAACTCCGTGAACAAATGGTAGATTTAAAAAAAGCACTTCAAGGCGTGGCAAACCTCGGTGATGACTTCACAGGAAAAGGTGCTGATAACATTAAAAGCTTCTACAAAGAGCTCGCCGGAAATGTAGACATGTTTATCAGCTTCATTGATAAGCAAAAATGCTTTCATGAAGGTGTTTCTGGAACACTTGATGATACAAACTTTGGCGGTGACACCTTTGTAGAAGAACACTTTTTAGACAATGCAGTACATATGGGAATCAAGAATGCCAAAAGCATCGTAAAGGATCAAAAAAAGGCACTCAAAACGATTTTTCAAGACATCGACGACCTCATTTCTCTAGAGGTATTTGACAGTAAAACCTTTGATGAAAAGATTGCAGAAGCGGAAGATGAACGGAAAAAGACGGTTAAAGATTTAATAGAGCTTGATCAACATTTAAAAGATGAATATGCTTTGTCAGAGACTGAGGAGAAGGCTACAATGGCATTGTACGCAGAAATGATGAATGCGACAAATGACGGAAAAGCGATTTCTCCGATGAATTTTGACAAGAAAGCGTATCAAAATAGTGAAATCTACAAGGCAAAAAGCGATATTGAGAAGCAAACTTCTGAATATCTGCAAATCAAAAAAGAACAACAGGAAGCCCGCGAGATCGCAAAGGAACAAGAAGCCCTCGCCAACCGTCCTTGGCATGAAAAAGCACTCGATTATGGCGGAAATATCGTCAATGAATTGACAGGTGTGAACGATGCAAAACGTGCTGCTACAGGCGTTGACCCGATCACAGGCGAAGAACTCACCGCAGGACAGCGCGTCGCCGCAGGCGGTATGGCAGCAGCGGGCTATATCCCAATCGTCGGCTGGGCAGGACGCATTTTCAAAGGCGGGAAAGCTGTCTATAAAACAACTCAAGCCACATCAGCCGCAGTCAGAGCAGTCGACATCTACAAGACATCACAAAAATCCTTTGACGCCTTAAAAACATCTCAAAAAGGCTTATATGGCCTCACCGCCACCAACGGCTTCAGCGAAGCGATTACGGGGCGTGATATGTTTGGAAATAAGGTCTCGAAAGAACAGCAGGAAGCGAGTATGAATGCGGCGCTGGGAATGCTTTTGCCGTTTGGAGCGAAGGGAATTAAAAGTAATTTAGATACCATTAATAAGCCCAAATATATACCGAAAGATATAAATGGTAAAAATGCGGGTCTACCAAAATACGAGAATGGGAAGTTAATCAATGGAACCGTCCATAAACCAGATTCACAGTTTCCTCATACGCAAATTGGTTATAGGAAAGGGCGTAAAGAGGGGTACATTCAAACCCTCGAATGGGGAAAAGATGGTACACCGATACAAAGAACAGATTGGACGAATCATGGTAGAGGTGATCACACAAATCCCCACTCGCATCCTGCGGTCTTTAAGGATGGGTCATGGAGTTTTAAAGAATAA
- a CDS encoding response regulator encodes MSLIILFYLWIVPLIFGIFFSFLTKKATYKRRFVPSYSMVGLSIVFLILALVFSASHFLFICGMFLFATTLVGTGIPLFLAFGKTPS; translated from the coding sequence ATGTCTCTTATTATTTTATTTTACTTATGGATTGTCCCTTTAATATTTGGGATTTTCTTCTCGTTCCTAACAAAGAAAGCTACCTACAAACGCCGCTTTGTCCCATCCTATAGCATGGTAGGACTCAGCATCGTCTTTCTCATTCTGGCACTCGTCTTTTCAGCCAGCCATTTCCTATTCATTTGCGGTATGTTCCTATTTGCCACAACCCTTGTCGGCACAGGCATCCCTTTATTTTTGGCTTTCGGAAAAACACCTTCATAA
- a CDS encoding GNAT family N-acetyltransferase encodes MFFYQDQEISMRLLEPRDARSLFLLIQRSREHLRKWMLWVDSTQTEEDSMAFIQGAMEQAMQSNGFQAGIWSHGELVGIIGTHQIHWINRTVSIGYWLGEGHQGKGIMTKACQAVIHYLFEECGLHRIEIRAAVDNQKSRRIPERLSFSLEGILRQCEWLGDRFTDHCVYALLQPEYMKQKTHSMNQPT; translated from the coding sequence ATGTTTTTTTATCAGGATCAAGAGATATCCATGCGGCTGCTTGAGCCAAGAGACGCAAGAAGTCTATTTTTGCTCATCCAACGATCCAGAGAACATCTACGGAAATGGATGCTTTGGGTGGATTCAACGCAGACAGAGGAAGACAGTATGGCGTTCATCCAAGGCGCTATGGAGCAAGCGATGCAAAGCAACGGTTTCCAAGCCGGGATCTGGTCACATGGAGAGCTCGTTGGCATCATTGGCACCCACCAAATTCATTGGATCAATAGAACCGTGTCAATCGGCTATTGGCTCGGAGAAGGCCATCAAGGAAAAGGCATCATGACAAAAGCATGCCAAGCGGTCATTCACTATTTATTTGAAGAGTGTGGACTGCACCGTATTGAGATCAGGGCTGCTGTCGATAACCAGAAAAGCAGACGAATCCCAGAGCGATTATCCTTTTCACTTGAAGGCATTTTGAGACAATGTGAATGGCTGGGTGATCGCTTTACCGATCATTGCGTGTATGCCCTTTTACAGCCTGAATATATGAAACAAAAAACGCATTCAATGAATCAGCCCACTTAA
- a CDS encoding Nramp family divalent metal transporter: protein MTNKYIEAQAHMSAAAERALEGKVKGFRRLLPFLGPAFIAAIAYIDPGNFATNIAAGSKYGYLLLWVILISNLMALLIQSLSAKLGIATGKNLPEIAREEFPKPVSIGLWIQGELVIIATDLAEFIGAALGLYLLFRIPLLEASIIAAIGSFAILELQRRGYRALEAGITGMLFVVVIAFAVQTFVAKPDIASVAGGLFIPKFDGADSVLLAAGILGATVMPHAIYLHSALTQRRVVGRTEKEKKQIFRFEFLDILIAMIVAGAINASMLIVAAALFYKNGLFVEDLDVAFQHFGTLAGPVSAILFGVGLLVAGLSSSSVGTLSGDIIMQGFIQYRIPLYVRRLITIIPPIAIIASGVNPTSALVMSQVVLSFGIAFALIPLILFTSKKRIMGELTNARWVTGISWVIAALVVALNLFLIVDTFM from the coding sequence ATGACAAACAAATACATCGAGGCACAGGCACACATGTCAGCGGCAGCTGAACGTGCACTTGAAGGAAAGGTCAAAGGATTTAGAAGGCTTCTTCCTTTTCTTGGTCCTGCTTTTATCGCAGCCATTGCATATATTGATCCAGGAAACTTTGCCACCAACATTGCGGCGGGCTCCAAATATGGATATCTCCTTTTATGGGTCATTCTCATTTCAAATCTCATGGCTTTGCTCATTCAATCCTTATCCGCAAAGCTCGGAATCGCGACAGGTAAAAACTTACCGGAAATCGCACGTGAAGAGTTTCCAAAGCCAGTTTCAATCGGTTTATGGATTCAGGGAGAGCTGGTGATTATTGCCACGGATTTAGCTGAGTTTATCGGGGCAGCCCTCGGTTTATACTTGCTCTTTCGAATCCCGCTGCTTGAAGCTTCCATTATCGCAGCCATCGGTTCATTTGCGATATTAGAGCTGCAAAGACGAGGATATCGTGCATTAGAAGCAGGTATTACGGGCATGCTGTTCGTTGTCGTGATCGCTTTCGCTGTGCAAACCTTCGTCGCCAAACCAGATATTGCAAGTGTTGCTGGCGGACTATTCATTCCTAAGTTTGATGGCGCAGACAGCGTGCTGCTGGCAGCAGGAATTTTAGGTGCCACTGTGATGCCTCACGCAATCTACTTACACTCAGCTTTAACCCAAAGAAGAGTCGTAGGCAGAACGGAAAAGGAAAAAAAACAAATTTTCCGCTTTGAGTTTTTAGATATCCTCATTGCTATGATCGTCGCCGGGGCCATCAATGCCAGCATGTTGATTGTGGCAGCCGCTTTATTTTATAAAAATGGTCTATTTGTGGAAGATCTCGATGTTGCATTTCAGCATTTTGGTACACTCGCAGGACCTGTATCAGCGATCTTATTTGGTGTAGGACTGCTGGTTGCCGGATTATCCAGCTCTTCTGTCGGTACACTGTCAGGCGATATCATTATGCAGGGCTTTATTCAATACCGAATTCCGCTGTATGTCCGCCGGTTGATTACCATTATTCCTCCTATTGCAATCATTGCATCTGGAGTGAATCCGACCTCTGCACTTGTGATGAGTCAGGTCGTCTTATCCTTTGGTATTGCCTTTGCTTTAATTCCACTTATTTTATTTACAAGTAAAAAACGAATTATGGGCGAATTGACGAATGCCCGCTGGGTGACAGGAATATCTTGGGTGATAGCAGCTCTTGTTGTAGCACTTAATCTCTTCTTAATTGTGGATACATTTATGTAA
- a CDS encoding GlsB/YeaQ/YmgE family stress response membrane protein: MLGFLISLVVAIVIGLIGSALAGGSVPGGWIGSMIAGLVGAWIGHGLLGTWGPSLAGFAIIPAILGAAIFVIILSLIFRSVGSRVS, translated from the coding sequence ATGTTAGGATTTCTGATTTCATTAGTTGTGGCGATTGTCATCGGCCTTATTGGCAGTGCACTCGCTGGAGGTAGTGTACCAGGAGGGTGGATCGGTTCAATGATTGCCGGACTTGTAGGCGCTTGGATTGGTCATGGATTACTTGGAACGTGGGGTCCTAGTCTCGCAGGATTTGCGATCATTCCAGCAATCTTAGGAGCAGCGATCTTTGTCATTATCTTAAGCCTGATCTTCCGCAGTGTTGGATCAAGGGTTTCATAA